From the genome of Camelus bactrianus isolate YW-2024 breed Bactrian camel chromosome 33, ASM4877302v1, whole genome shotgun sequence, one region includes:
- the PUS3 gene encoding tRNA pseudouridine(38/39) synthase encodes MAENDADRIQTEKLLKRVQELEQEVQRLKKEQANKDSNIRENSSGAGKAKRAFDFSAHGRRHVALKIAYLGWGYQGFASQENTNNTIEEKLFEALTKTRLVENRQTSNYHRCGRTDKGVSAFGQVISLDLRSHFPKGRDSEDFNFKDEVNDVAKEIRYTHILNRVLPPDIRVLAWAPVEPSFSARFNCLERTYRYFFPRADLDIVTMNYAAQKYVGTHDFRNLCKMDVANGVINFQRSILSAQVQLVDQSLAEERCQEPFQLCQFEVTGQAFLYHQVRCMMAVLFLIGQGMEQPEVIDELLNIEKNPQKPQYSMAVEFPLVLFDCKFENIKWIYDCEVQKFNVTHLQQLWANHAVKTQMLFSMLQGLDSVAVPCGSGPKMDGVIEWRSVKPSVIKQTSAFVEGVKMRTYKPLMDRPKCQGLESRIEHFVRRGRIEHPHLFHEEETKAKRDCSDTLEEENTILEKPTKRVCVETEIESIT; translated from the exons ATGGCGGAAAATGACGCAGACAGAATCCAGACTGAGAAACTCCTAAAAAGAGTACAAGAACTGGAGCAGGAGGTACAAAGACTTAAAAAAGAACAGGCCAACAAGGACTCAAACATTAGAGAAAATTCTTCAGGAGCTGGAAAAGCTAAGCGCGCATTTGATTTCAGTGCTCACGGTCGAAGACACGTAGCCCTAAAGATAGCCTATCTGGGCTGGGGCTATCAGGGCTTTGCCAGCCAGGAAAACACAAACAACACAATTGAAGAGAAACTGTTTGAAGCTCTAACCAAGACTCGACTAGTAGAAAACAGACAGACATCCAACTATCACCGGTGTGGGCGAACAGACAAAGGAGTTAGTGCCTTCGGACAG GTGATCTCTCTTGACCTTCGTTCTCACTTTCCAAAGGGCAGAGATTCAGAGGActttaattttaaagatgaagtcAATGATGTGGCTAAAGAGATCCGTTATACCCACATCCTCAATCGGGTGCTCCCTCCAGACATCCGTGTCCTGGCCTGGGCTCCCGTAGAGCCCAGCTTCAGTGCTCGGTTCAACTGTCTTGAGCGGACTTACCGCTATTTTTTCCCTCGTGCTGATTTAGACATTGTAACCATGAACTATGCAGCCCAGAAGTATGTTGGCACGCACGATTTTAGGAACTTATGTAAAATGGATGTAGCCAATGGGGTGATTAACTTTCAGAGGTCTATTCTGTCTGCTCAAGTACAGCTAGTGGACCAAAGTCTGGCTGAGGAGAGGTGCCAAGAACCCTTCCAGTTATGTCAGTTTGAAGTGACTGGCCAGGCGTTCCTTTACCACCAAGTCCGCTGTATGATGGCTGTCCTTTTTCTGATTGGCCAAGGAATGGAGCAGCCAGAGGTTATTGATGAACTGCTGAACATAGAGAAGAATCCTCAGAAACCTCAATAcag TATGGCTGTAGAATTTCCTCTAGTCTTGTTTGACTGTAAGTTTGAAAATATTAAGTGGATCTATGATTGTGAAGTTCAGAAGTTCAATGTTACCCACCTTCAGCAACTATGGGCTAATCATGCTGTGAAAACTCAGATGCTGTTCAGCATGCTGCAAGGACTAGACTCTGTCGCAGTACCCTGCGGGTCAG GACCAAAGATGGATGGAGTGATAGAGTGGAGAAGTGTTAAGCCCTCTGTCATCAAGCAGACCAGTGCCTTTGTAGAAGGCGTGAAAATGCGCACATATAAACCCCTAATGGATCGTCCTAAATGCCAAGGATTAGAATCCCGGATCGAGCATTTTGTACGGAGGGGACGCATCGAGCATCCACATTTATTCCATGAGGaagaaacaaaagccaaaaggGACTGTAGTGACACACTAGAGGAAGAAAATACTATTTTGGAGAAACCAACAAAGAGAGTATGTGTTGAAACAGAAATTGAAAGCATCACCTAA
- the HYLS1 gene encoding centriolar and ciliogenesis-associated protein HYLS1 — MDELVGPDGQKWANMDPEERMLAAARAFTQICAEQGEGDVRREAQSIQYDPYSKASVAPGKRPALPVQLHYPHVESNAPSETVSEGSQRLRKPVMKRKVLRRKPGGEVLVTDESIISESESGAESDMDVWDLRQRLMNLQFQEDRGSPADSSQKFNLPHEYQGMSQDQLFCYLQREEMGPPAYEQDLIVASRPKSFILPRLDHLSRNRSKVDRVARYFEYKRDWDSMRLPGEDPRKELRWGVREQMLCRAEPQSKPQHIYVPNNYLVPTEKKRSALRWGVRCDLANGVMPRKLPFPLSPS; from the coding sequence ATGGATGAACTCGTGGGACCTGATGGGCAAAAATGGGCCAATATGGATCCAGAAGAACGAATGTTAGCAGCTGCTAGAGCTTTTACCCAGATCTGTGCAGAGCAGGGTGAGGGAGACGTCAGGAGAGAAGCCCAGTCCATCCAGTATGATCCCTACAGTAAAGCCTCAGTAGCCCCAGGAAAGCGACCTGCCCTTCCTGTCCAACTGCATTACCCACATGTAGAAAGTAACGCCCCTTCGGAAACGGTCTCAGAGGGCTCCCAGAGGCTCCGGAAGCCGGTGATGAAGAGAAAGGTGCTGCGTAGGAAACCAGGTGGAGAAGTATTAGTGACAGATGAGTCGATTATCAGTGAATCAGAGTCTGGTGCAGAAAGTGACATGGATGTCTGGGACTTACGACAAAGGCTGATGAATCTGCAGTTCCAGGAAGACAGGGGATCTCCAGCTGATAGTTCACAAAAATTTAATCTCCCACATGAATACCAAGGAATGTCTCAGGATCAGCTTTTTTGCTACctacaaagagaagaaatgggCCCTCCAGCTTATGAACAAGACCTGATTGTTGCCAGCCGACCCAAGTCCTTTATTCTCCCAAGGCTGGACCACTTAAGCCGAAACCGGAGCAAAGTAGACCGGGTAGCCCGATATTTTGAATATAAACGAGACTGGGACTCGATGCGGTTACCTGGTGAAGATCCTAGGAAGGAATTGCGCTGGGGTGTCCGAGAGCAGATGCTTTGTCGGGCAGAACCTCAATCCAAGCCTCAGCACATATATGTTCCAAACAATTACCTAGTACCAACCGAGAAAAAGCGATCTGCCCTTCGTTGGGGTGTTCGCTGTGATCTTGCAAATGGCGTAATGCCCCGGAagcttcccttccctctttctccttcttag